One genomic segment of Desulforegula conservatrix Mb1Pa includes these proteins:
- a CDS encoding transposase has protein sequence MSERQSLSHSTWECKYHVVWIPKYRKKTIYVELRKYLGDVFRDLARQKE, from the coding sequence ATGAGCGAGAGACAAAGCCTAAGCCATAGTACCTGGGAATGCAAGTATCATGTAGTATGGATTCCAAAGTATAGAAAAAAGACTATTTATGTAGAATTGAGGAAATATTTGGGAGATGTATTTCGAGATTTGGCCAGACAAAAAGAAAG